Proteins encoded by one window of Carassius carassius chromosome 30, fCarCar2.1, whole genome shotgun sequence:
- the LOC132110660 gene encoding opioid growth factor receptor-like protein 1, which yields MGNLMGIWRYKEPSTVEECDSTWETDSESDEHQLGGEEEEEEDSGISESMSPADAVRGAEQLDHGSPKFGDKMESSTRMKRSFYAAKDLYKYRHSYPNYKEPRHPNEYRNLRFYLNKIPLVPDGIYIEEILTKWRGDYEKLEHNHTYIQWLFPLREQGLNFYAQELTQDEIKEFQSTREARRRFLLAYTIMLDFFGIKLLDKSGNVARAPKWQDRFQHLNESQHNYLRITRILKSLGELGFESFKLPLVHLLLEEALVEGTLPNMRHSALEYFVYTLRQHSQRRALLRFAQRHYQPPENFIWGPPKKKRILAFGSAGMKSGKNEVVERSVGKARSPREGRNNLEREADDMDNRKSGEWKTSKGSKLLQEARGKVDLEEYIETIPL from the exons CAATCTGATGGGCATCTGGAGATATAAGGAGCCGAGCACAGTGGAAGAATGCGACTCGACGTGGGAAACGGACTCAGAGAGCGACGAGCATCAGCTgggaggagaggaagaggaggaggaggacagcgGCATCTCCGAGTCCATGAGCCCGGCGGATGCAGTCAGAGGAGCCGAGCAGCTGGATCACGGATCACCGAAG TTTGGTGACAAGATGGAGTCCTCTACTAGGATGAAAAGGAGCTTTTACGCCGCAAAGGACTTGTACAAGTATCGGCACAGTTATCCG AACTACAAGGAGCCTCGTCACCCGAACGAATACCGCAATCTGAGGTTCTATCTGAATAAGATCCCCCTGGTGCCGGACG GTATTTATATTGAAGAAATCCTCACTAAATGGAGGGGCGACTATGAAAAATTAGAGCACAATCACACATACATTCAGTG GCTCTTCCCACTCAGAGAACAAGGCCTAAATTTTTATGCTCAAGAACTCACTCAGGATGAGATAAAG GAATTCCAAAGCACTCGAGAAGCCAGGAGACGCTTCCTCCTAGCATATACGATCATGTTGGATTTCTTTGGAATCAAGCTTCTGGATAAAAGCGGGAATGTGGCTCGGGCCCCAAAATGGCAAGATCGCTTCCAGCACCTGAATGA GTCGCAGCACAATTACCTGCGTATTACTCGCATTCTGAAGAGTCTTGGTGAACTGGGCTTTGAAAGCTTCAAGCTTCCTCTGGTGCATCTGCTGTTGGAGGAGGCACTGGTGGAGGGCACTTTACCCAACATGCGTCACAGCGCACTGGAATACTTTGTCTACACACTGCGCCAACACAGTCAGAGACGAGCCCTGCTCCGCTTCGCCCAGCGCCACTACCAGCCACCTGAGAACTTCATCTGGGGTCCACCCAAGAAAAAGCGCATTCTGGCCTTTGGATCCGCAGGGATGAAGTCAGGGAAAAATGAGGTGGTGGAGAGGAGTGTGGGCAAAGCCAGGTCACCCAGGGAGGGCAGAAATAACTTAGAGAGAGAGGCAGACGACATGGACAATAGGAAGAGTGGAGAGTGGAAAACATCGAAAGGGTCCAAGCTCCTGCAGGAGGCCAGGGGAAAGGTAGATCTAGAAGAATACATTGAGACCATTCCTCTGTAA